The following proteins are co-located in the Solanum pennellii chromosome 1, SPENNV200 genome:
- the LOC107003309 gene encoding uncharacterized protein LOC107003309 isoform X3: MIPKKPPLISKDHERAYFDSADWALGKQGADKKPKGPLEALRPKLQPTQQQTRYRKSPCAPSEGEDGIAPSEDPTANE; the protein is encoded by the exons ATGATACCCAAGAAGCCACCTCTAATCTCAAAG GATCATGAGCGTGCTTATTTTGATTCTGCTGACTGGGCTCTTGGAAAG CAAGGCGCAGATAAGAAGCCCAAAGGTCCACTGGAGGCACTTCGCCCAAAATTGCAG CCAACACAACAGCAAACGCGATACCGCAAGTCTCCTTGTGCTCCATCAGAAGGTGAAG ATGGAATTGCTCCGTCGGAGGATCCAACTGCAAATGAATGA
- the LOC107003309 gene encoding uncharacterized protein LOC107003309 isoform X1 has product MSGMEDGAEKSNPSTQQEEEVVKKKYGGMIPKKPPLISKVSHSICLLDCYCDWWHSKYQHFFVSIASICVINHLFCLQDHERAYFDSADWALGKQGADKKPKGPLEALRPKLQPTQQQTRYRKSPCAPSEGEDGIAPSEDPTANE; this is encoded by the exons ATGTCAGGCATGGAGGATGGAGCTGAAAAGTCAAACCCATCCACACAACAAGAA GAGGAAGttgttaaaaagaaatatggagGAATGATACCCAAGAAGCCACCTCTAATCTCAAAGGTAAGTCATAGTATTTGTCTGCTAGATTGTTACTGTGATTGGTGGCACAGTAAATATCAACATTTTTTTGTGAGTATTGCCTCTATCTGTGTTATAAACCACCTCTTTTGTCTTCAGGATCATGAGCGTGCTTATTTTGATTCTGCTGACTGGGCTCTTGGAAAG CAAGGCGCAGATAAGAAGCCCAAAGGTCCACTGGAGGCACTTCGCCCAAAATTGCAG CCAACACAACAGCAAACGCGATACCGCAAGTCTCCTTGTGCTCCATCAGAAGGTGAAG ATGGAATTGCTCCGTCGGAGGATCCAACTGCAAATGAATGA
- the LOC107003309 gene encoding uncharacterized protein LOC107003309 isoform X2 — MSGMEDGAEKSNPSTQQEEEVVKKKYGGMIPKKPPLISKDHERAYFDSADWALGKQGADKKPKGPLEALRPKLQPTQQQTRYRKSPCAPSEGEDGIAPSEDPTANE; from the exons ATGTCAGGCATGGAGGATGGAGCTGAAAAGTCAAACCCATCCACACAACAAGAA GAGGAAGttgttaaaaagaaatatggagGAATGATACCCAAGAAGCCACCTCTAATCTCAAAG GATCATGAGCGTGCTTATTTTGATTCTGCTGACTGGGCTCTTGGAAAG CAAGGCGCAGATAAGAAGCCCAAAGGTCCACTGGAGGCACTTCGCCCAAAATTGCAG CCAACACAACAGCAAACGCGATACCGCAAGTCTCCTTGTGCTCCATCAGAAGGTGAAG ATGGAATTGCTCCGTCGGAGGATCCAACTGCAAATGAATGA
- the LOC107025259 gene encoding uncharacterized protein At1g01500 produces the protein RSTCPLASSSLPFSPFQFSLIHSLNFPQFSVTFPCKLKKISGFNGNQGEELLKAAYKSSNFTGGCLEIRLFYVRIVSGAVDVVPNHLILRHLRREMGVSLEINGCRIPASDTVCITLRRDRVDKGSSEVTYVSTDNVRVSGTVEFEVHEEKEELKELILCGSLERVEGTWDNGNGTGWSMDCYNPASFGSGGSVFFQSKIRVSSPSIEVYVAGCCSGVPLILTKTIQVSPRRKLSRHRVLDSIPEDEGVGKEHQYVNGFIPQQKLPITDSELDDYESEGKAGHGFYSEDMYYGEDGQLSWFNAGVRVGVGIGLGMCVGVGIGVGLLMRSYQATTTNLRRRFF, from the exons CGCTCCACATGtccccttgcttcttcttctcttcccTTTTCACCTTTTCAATTTTCTCTGATCCATAGCCTAAATTTTCCTCAATTCTCCGTCACATTCCCCtgcaaattgaagaaaatttcaGGGTTTAATGGTAATCAAGGTGAAGAATTACTGAAGGCAGCTTATAAAAGTTCAAACTTCACAGGAGGTTGTTTGGAAATCCGTTTGTTCTACGTACGCATAGTGTCCGGCGCGGTTGACGTAGTTCCGAATCACCTTATACTTCGTCACCTGCGCCGTGAAATGGGTGTTTCGTTAGAGATTAATGGGTGTCGAATTCCAGCATCCGACACCGTTTGCATCACGCTACGCCGTGACAGGGTTGATAAGGGATCATCAGAGGTGACGTATGTTAGCACTGACAATGTTAGAGTTTCTGGGACGGTGGAATTTGAGGTACATGAAGAGAAAGAGGAGTTAAAGGAGTTGATACTTTGTGGGTCATTGGAAAGAGTGGAGGGTACTTGGGATAATGGTAATGGGACTGGGTGGAGTATGGATTGTTACAATCCGGCGTCTTTTGGGAGTGGTGGATCAGTGTTTTTTCAATCAAAGATTCGGGTTTCGTCGCCATCGATTGAGGTTTACGTCGCGGGTTGTTGTTCTGGTGTGCCTTTGATTCTGACCAAAACGATTCAGGTTAGCCCCAGGAGGAAGTTGTCTAGGCATCGTGTGTTGGACTCAATTCCTGAGGATGAGGGGGTTGGGAAGGAGCACCAATATGTCAATGGATTCATTCCACAACAAAAACTGCCG ATCACAGACTCCGAGTTGGATGATTATGAGTCAGAAGGAAAAGCTGGACATGGCTTTTACTCAGAAGACATGTACTATGGTGAAGATGGTCAACTCTCCTGGTTCAACGCTGGAGTAAGGGTTGGAGTGGGGATAGGCCTAGGGATGTGTGTCGGTGTCGGAATTGGGGTGGGGCTACTTATGCGCTCTTATCAAGCAACCACTACAAACCTGCGGAGGAGGTTCTTTTAA